AGTGCGCTGGAACGATGCCGGTACTGCACGGCTCACGCTTCGCCGCGGACGATACGGTGCTAGAGGGTCCGATTCTTGCTACGTTCACCGAAGGGCAGCAGCGCGCAGACCGAACGTCGACGACGTCATCCGAAGAACTGCCCGCCTTCAGTGGCTGCAGCTGGTGCCCGGTCTGCGCCCTTGCTGCCGCGATCAGAGGTGAACACCATGAGCTTCTCGCGGGTCTCGCCGGACATGTTGCGAATCTTCTGGCGTTGTTGCGTGAGTTTCTCGACAAGATTCTCGGCGTGCGGGACGGCGGTCCGTGCGGGACGGCGGTCAAGGGAGCGGACCCGAAGGTGGCCCGGATGGTGCCGTGCCGACAACCGACGGTCCCGCCTCAAGACAGCCTCGCCCGTCCGTGTTTGTTCCGATCAACGTGACCGTGCAACGCTGATCAAGTTTCTTCAGCCGGTACTCGGCGCCGTTTCGGCCGTGCCGGGCGTACGCTACGACGCGGCGCGCTCCGGGCGAACCCGGTTTCGACTCGTCAGATCAGCGCGCGCGAAGCGCACCGATCACCAATTCGAGAGCATGCCGTGTGGTGAGCTCAACGATCTCATCGGGCTCACCTCGGAAGTGTTGCACCTCGGCGCGCACAGTACCGTCCACCGCCAGCCCGAACCACACCGTTCCGGGGGCAATTCCGTCCTGAGGGTCGGGACCGCCCACTCCGGTCACGGCGACTGTCACATCCGCGTCGAGAAGTTTCGCAGTCGATGCTGCCATCGCTTGGGCGGCTGCTGCACTGACCACCGGGCCGGAAGGTACCTCGAGTAACCCGTATTTGACGTCGCTTGAGTACGCGACGATGCTGCCGCGAAACCACCCGGCCGAATCAGGTGCAGCACCGAGCAGACACGAAATGTTCCCCCCGGTCAAAGATTCCGACGTGGCGATCGTCGTCACCTCCCCGCCTTTGGCGCGGCTGGCGATCTGCGCGGCAAGGGCTTCCGCACCTGTTTCGTCGGCCATCGCTCGTCCTCCCTTTTCTCTATCTCTTCGTAGTGCACTTCGGCGACCGGGCATCGGAAGCGGCGCACGGCAACCGTTTACCATTCCTCAGATACGTCTGGTTAGGTACGTGGAGATTTTCTCTTCTTATGCCTACCGACGCAAAAGGGAGGGCTCGAGGTGCCGCCGTACCGGCACAGCGCTACCGGGACGCGTTCGCGGCTGATCGGGGTGCCGTCGGCGTAGATCAGTGCCGCTGACCAGCGGACGAGCAGCGGCCCGTCTGGGTGCACCGTGTGATCAACCACTTGCCGAGAGGCACAAGACGGGCACCGACCCTTTGGAAGCCGCTGGACATCTCCGGATGCCGGCGGCTTCGTCTTGCACGGGGTTCGCTCAGTGTCGGCCGGGGAGATCGACTGGCGGACGTGCAATATTCGAAACGTGCAGTATTCCGGCCGGAAATGGACACATCCACCGTGCGTAATTCGCCGCTGGTGCCGATGCCGTCGAGACCAACACCTTCGGTTGCAACCTGCCCAACCTCGCCGACTACGACATCTCTCACCGGATCCTCAATCATGGGCTGAGCCACCAGGACCAAGGATGGACTAGATTCGTCCGCGCCCGGGAGGATGTACTCTTCGGCCGCGATCTACCGGTTCGCCTGGATGCAAACTCTGTTGAAGTTCTTCAACTGCTGCGCCGTCCAGATCAACGTGAATCGTCCCTGCTGCCCAGTCCCACAGCTGGGTCGACCAGACATAATGGGGCACACCCCATTTCGGCTCCCACCCTTCGGTGCTGCGGGGGCGGCGGGAGAGCATTGCTGCACTGTTGGATGCATCGAAGCCTCCAGAATCCGTTGCACGAATATCCTCCGGGGTGAAATCGATGGGTACGCGCACCCTCAACGGGACATCCGCCACGTTCTCCGCGAACCACTGCGCCTGCTGACGTTGCTTGGCTCGGTGCTCGTCGCGGAGCAACTGCTGATACTCCTCGGACGTGTAGGCCGGGCCGTCCCAAACGAACAACGTCTCTTCCAAGGGTTCGCCGACAATGACGTCGATGAACTGTGAGCCCTCCCCAACCTCCTCGACGCGGTAGCCGAGCATCTGCCCGGACTCGGTATCGACCCAGATTCGGAGCGGGTACGGCTTTCCTTCAGGTGGCGCGAGTTGCACTGTCCAACAATTCCGTCCAACGAACTCGGCGACCTCCACCTCCCCGACCGGTTCAGCGAAGTCGTCACCGGCCCATTCGGCCGCGTTTCGTCGTCTGAGCAGGAACTGGCTGGGACCGAGATAAATGACGCGATCAGGAGAGCCGACCCGAGGTCGATCGGAGCGGCCGGTGAAGTCCCATGCCCGAATACCATCACTGATGAAAACAGGTTTTTCGTCGACGTTCTCGACCCGAACCTTGTCGCCTTGCCGCCAGACCCGGCATCCATGACCCGGCACCACCATCATCGGAGGTTGCCCGCTGTAGGCGAATCCACCGCTGAACGACTCTGGAGCACCCTCGACACGAACCTCGTGAATCGTCCCTCGGAGGGGAAGGTCAGGGCCGGTAGTCAGCGCCGTGAGGACTTCGATCCAGGCTGTCATAGCCGCAGCCTAGCGGTTACTGGTCGCACCGAAGCACAGTCGATCGGCCCTCCGCCAACGTGACATGTGGGGGGCGAGAAACTTCGGAGTGTTTGCCTGGGGCCTGAACCGCATTTCGATCCGAGCATCCAAAGTGTGATCGCTGCATTCAATCGAGGGAATGCGTGTTGCATCCGCTGCAACATTGATGCGGCTAGGCGTGGCGGCGCTTGAACAAGCTGATGGCGCATGGTCGATCCGATTCCTCATAGCGCCGTTTCCTGGGAAAACAGTGGCCATAGATCGAGAGTCATGTTGCATCTGTATCGAATCATGGCACCTTGACCTCGTCGACCGATTTGTCGAGGTGCCCTTTGTAACTTGGATGCCTGAGTCCGCCACCGACGCACTTGCGGCACTCGACGTCACAGACATAATCGGGGCTGAGTAGCGCGCCACTCGTCCTATCGCATACGGCGGTGCGATCGCGAATGGACTGGTGGGTCGAACGATTTCGATGAGTGTGTCGCGCAGTTCGCGGCGCTGCCTGGAAGAAAATCCGGTGCCCACATTTCCTATGTAGACGAGTGAGTCTGAATCGTCGTGGGCGCCGAGGATCAGCGACCCGATGCCGTTGGCCGTGCCGCCCGAACCCTCTGCTGGTAAGCCGACATATCAGAACTTGTCGAATGCCTACGTCGCAGTTTTGCACTGACCTTCGAAGGTACTTAAGTGTCCCGCATGGTCATTCTGCTCGCGGGTACACATACGTATCGGAGCTAGCACTACTCGTCGGCTTGGCCAACCTCCTCGACCAGCCACTGTTGGGCTTACGCGATATCCGCACGGGTGAAGTCGATCATGGTCCCGAATGAGTTACCGTACTCGAACAACACTGAGTCGGTCTTGTTGACGACCTGGCGAATGGTGTTGCCGTGAGCCTTGATTCAGTTTGCGTTCAATCGATCCGGTGAGGAGGTTCGGGAAGTGTGGCCGGGCCGACGTCTCGGCATCAACCAACAAACTCCGATGCCTGGTCGTGTCCACGACGTACCGCAGTTACGCGGCAAGCGGAAGTGAGATGAACGCGAATCGCGATCTACCGGCCCGGTCGGGGCCATACGCTGACTCGTCCCAGCACTACCAGGATGTGTCGATAAATGCCGTAGCCACACCCTGGAGGAGACGTAGTGCGGCGCTCGTCCCCCAGTGAGTCCATCACCGGAAGGTAGACCGTATATGACAATGCTCTTCGAACGAACATTGACCACAGCCATGGTGAAACTAATGACGTCAATCTCGACACCCCGGGAACGACGTATTGCCCCGAGGGCTCGCCGATCGCCTTCGGCATTGAGCACGCAACACCGAGACCCACTAACAACTAACCGTTCCGAGTTGTCTGTTAACCCGCAATTTCGAAGCAGTACAAGCCGACCGATCCGGAGTTTTTCTCGACGGTAACAAGACGGTGACACAATCGATTGTCGAGATCGAAGCGAGAACTTGCCAGCCGGAAAACAACGGTGACGACGGCAGCCTGCGCACGCAGCCAGGGCACTTATCCGCACAGTCGGAGTTTTCGGCGTGTCTACACTGGCCGAACCAGGTCGATACTCATGCCGATTTGATCGTAATTTCTCTTGCGATGGAATTTGTTTCGCACTTAATTCTTCGAACTTCGAGTACGGCTGAGGTGGACACGGTTGCGGCTCAGATGACCTCGCGATTCCATGTCGCGACCCGGGGTGATCTCGGTTCGTGTTCAGTCGTTCGAACACACCTGCACCTGGCCTCAACACAAAATCAGAGTCTCGAAAATCAAGATGGGGCGCACCACACATGAGAAACTCGTGCTGCGGGATGGAAATCGTGCTCGAAACCTGTCCACTCCTAACACATTTCCGCCCAGAGCCCCTTGACAGGACGGGTGCGCGACCGGGAGGTGGACGTGACGCTACGGACCGACCGACTCACTGCCCGCGAAACCCCCGTGCAGCGTGCATCTGGTGACGAGAGCAGGCTGGGCCCGTCACGAGGTGAACCACACGTCCGGGAGAGCGCCTTATCTACGGAGGCAGCAGATCCGTCATGACTGAAGAACCAACGACCGACAATACCGCCGAGCAAGCAGTCGGTCCTCCACGCCTGCTCGCACTCCTGCTCGCGATGGCGATGTTCGTTCTCGTCGTCGACACATCACTGATGAATGTCTCGATCTCGTCCGTGGTCCGCGACCTCGACACGACAGTCAGCGGCGTCCAGGCGGCGATCGCACTCGAAGCACTGGTATCCGCGGCATTCATTTTGATCGGCGGCAAGGTCGGCGATCTCATCGGACGCAAACGCGCGTACGTGCTGGGCCTTCTCGGCTATGCAATCGGTGCCTCGGCAATGGCATTCGCGCAGTCCCTGACCGCGATCGTCATCTTCTGGGCCGTGCTAGGAGGAATCGGCGCCTCCCTCCTGCTGCCCGCAATGCAATCCCTCATCCACGGCAACTTCGAAGGAGCAGAGCAGAAGAAGGTCTACGCCTTGGTCGGTGCAGCGGCAGCGATTGCCGCCGCTGTCGGACCGCTACTCGGAGGATTCATCACCACCTATCTCTCGTGGCGCGTCGGTTTCGTGCTCGAGGTCGTCGTCATCGCGATCGTTCTCTCCGGCATCAAACTAGTTCGCGATGTGCCGTACACGGGCCCTACGGGCGTCGATCTGGTGGGTGCGGTCCTGTCCGTGCTGGGTATGGGCGGGATCGTGTTGGGAATCCTGGTCTGGCAGGAAGGCGGTGAAGCCGTTGGTGCGCTGCTGGCGATCGGGGCGATTGCACTGGCAGGGTTGGCGTACTGGCTCGTGCGGCGCAAACATCGAGGACGGCCGACACTGCTGGATCCGGAATTGTTCCGCTCCAAGATCTTCCGGCTGGGCACCTCCGGACAGATGCTCCAACAGATCGCCCTGGGGGGCACGATGATCGCGCTGCCGATCTACCTGCAAATGGTGCTC
The nucleotide sequence above comes from Rhodococcus sp. KBS0724. Encoded proteins:
- a CDS encoding CinA family protein; this translates as MADETGAEALAAQIASRAKGGEVTTIATSESLTGGNISCLLGAAPDSAGWFRGSIVAYSSDVKYGLLEVPSGPVVSAAAAQAMAASTAKLLDADVTVAVTGVGGPDPQDGIAPGTVWFGLAVDGTVRAEVQHFRGEPDEIVELTTRHALELVIGALRAR
- a CDS encoding MFS transporter is translated as MTEEPTTDNTAEQAVGPPRLLALLLAMAMFVLVVDTSLMNVSISSVVRDLDTTVSGVQAAIALEALVSAAFILIGGKVGDLIGRKRAYVLGLLGYAIGASAMAFAQSLTAIVIFWAVLGGIGASLLLPAMQSLIHGNFEGAEQKKVYALVGAAAAIAAAVGPLLGGFITTYLSWRVGFVLEVVVIAIVLSGIKLVRDVPYTGPTGVDLVGAVLSVLGMGGIVLGILVWQEGGEAVGALLAIGAIALAGLAYWLVRRKHRGRPTLLDPELFRSKIFRLGTSGQMLQQIALGGTMIALPIYLQMVLEYNAMQAGLSLAPLSLSMFAVALLAAKKAGDRRPSKIIRWGFVLLTIGIVALIPIVPRAEFGWALILPLLIAGSGLGLLVSQLNNYTLAPIEEQRISEAAGVNSAAGSFGLSFGLAFAGAIMLATLSITFTTMAGSSTVLPQPEQQQVAQVLENDAEVMSNTQLEQLLVNQPPEIQNEIIRINTDTRPLALQVALLIPLLAGLVGVFNSFRMIRIPETPSTVTDNEPDAH